The following proteins are encoded in a genomic region of Thermogemmata fonticola:
- the groL gene encoding chaperonin GroEL (60 kDa chaperone family; promotes refolding of misfolded polypeptides especially under stressful conditions; forms two stacked rings of heptamers to form a barrel-shaped 14mer; ends can be capped by GroES; misfolded proteins enter the barrel where they are refolded when GroES binds) codes for MSAKQLIFDQEAREAMKRGIAKLARAVKVTLGPKGRNVVIQKSFGSPTVTKDGVTVAKEIQLPDHAENIGAALVKEVASKTGDVAGDGTTTATVLAESIFLEGLRAVVAGSNPMLMKRGMDKAVEDVVAKLKDMTIPVKGKADLKNVATVAANGDEVIGNIIAEAMDKVGKDGVITVEEAKTIETTYEFVEGMQFDRGYLSPYFITNPETMECELEDAYILIHEKKITSSRDLIPILEKVYDQRRPLLIIAEEVEGEALATLVVNVIRSQGAFRVCAVKAPGYGDRRKAMLQDIAILTGGRAIFEDLGIKLENVTLADLGRAKKVKVDKDNTTIIEGAGKKADIEARIASIQKELEKSTSDYDREKLSERIAKLKGGVAKINVGGATETEVKEKKMRVEDAMHATKAAYQEGILPGGGVALLRAATAVQPPESLTDDEKVGYNIILRACRAPLRQIVENAGEDGNVIASKILENKDTNYGYDARAGEFCDMVKKGIIDPTKVVRSALQNAASVATLLLTSDALVAEEPKKEEAKKGAAGGNYDDLY; via the coding sequence ATGAGCGCCAAACAACTGATTTTCGATCAGGAAGCCCGTGAGGCCATGAAGCGGGGCATCGCTAAGCTGGCCCGCGCTGTCAAGGTAACGTTGGGACCAAAGGGCCGTAATGTGGTGATTCAGAAGTCGTTCGGCAGCCCAACCGTTACCAAGGATGGCGTGACCGTGGCTAAGGAAATCCAATTGCCCGATCATGCCGAGAACATCGGCGCCGCCTTGGTCAAGGAAGTGGCCTCCAAGACCGGCGACGTGGCCGGGGACGGAACCACAACAGCGACGGTTCTAGCGGAGTCCATCTTCTTGGAGGGACTGCGCGCCGTCGTGGCCGGTTCCAACCCCATGTTGATGAAGCGCGGCATGGACAAGGCCGTCGAAGATGTCGTCGCCAAACTCAAGGACATGACTATTCCGGTCAAGGGAAAGGCTGATCTCAAAAACGTCGCTACGGTTGCTGCCAACGGGGACGAAGTTATCGGCAACATCATTGCCGAGGCCATGGACAAGGTGGGCAAGGATGGCGTGATCACGGTGGAGGAAGCCAAGACCATCGAAACCACCTATGAGTTTGTTGAGGGAATGCAGTTCGACCGGGGTTACCTCTCCCCCTACTTCATCACCAACCCCGAAACGATGGAATGCGAACTGGAGGATGCCTACATCCTCATTCACGAAAAGAAGATCACCAGCAGCCGGGACCTGATCCCCATTCTGGAGAAGGTGTATGATCAGCGGCGCCCGTTGTTGATCATCGCGGAAGAAGTCGAAGGCGAGGCCCTGGCTACCCTGGTGGTCAATGTCATCCGCTCGCAGGGGGCCTTCCGCGTCTGTGCCGTCAAGGCGCCGGGCTACGGCGACCGCCGCAAGGCCATGCTCCAGGATATCGCCATCCTCACCGGCGGTCGGGCCATTTTCGAGGACTTGGGCATCAAACTGGAGAATGTCACCCTGGCGGACTTGGGCCGGGCCAAGAAAGTCAAGGTGGATAAGGACAACACCACCATCATCGAGGGAGCCGGCAAGAAGGCCGACATCGAAGCCCGCATCGCCAGCATCCAGAAGGAACTGGAGAAGAGCACCAGCGACTACGACCGGGAGAAGCTGAGCGAGCGGATCGCCAAGCTCAAGGGCGGGGTCGCCAAGATCAATGTGGGTGGTGCCACAGAAACGGAAGTGAAAGAGAAGAAGATGCGGGTAGAGGACGCGATGCACGCCACGAAAGCGGCCTACCAGGAGGGGATCCTTCCTGGTGGCGGTGTCGCTCTGCTGCGGGCGGCAACAGCCGTCCAGCCGCCGGAATCACTCACCGATGATGAAAAGGTGGGCTACAACATCATCCTGCGTGCCTGCCGGGCACCCCTACGCCAGATCGTCGAAAATGCCGGCGAGGATGGCAATGTCATCGCCAGCAAAATCCTGGAAAACAAGGACACTAACTACGGCTACGACGCGCGGGCTGGTGAGTTCTGCGACATGGTCAAGAAAGGAATCATCGACCCCACCAAAGTCGTCCGCAGTGCCCTGCAAAATGCTGCCAGCGTGGCGACTCTCCTGCTCACCTCGGATGCGCTCGTCGCCGAGGAGCCGAAGAAGGAGGAAGCCAAGAAGGGCGCCGCCGGCGGCAACTACGATGACCTCTATTGA
- a CDS encoding co-chaperone GroES, with amino-acid sequence MALRPLGDRIVVRREAPEETTAGGIVLPDTAKNKPQRGVVLAVGPGKLKKDGTRAPMQLKAGDRVLFTSWAGDEFKDRAKNEEILIMHESDVLCVIEEK; translated from the coding sequence ATGGCCTTGCGACCTCTCGGTGACCGGATTGTGGTACGTCGGGAAGCCCCCGAAGAGACGACGGCGGGAGGGATTGTTCTCCCGGATACTGCCAAGAACAAGCCCCAACGGGGTGTCGTTCTGGCGGTGGGGCCTGGCAAGTTGAAGAAGGACGGAACGCGTGCCCCGATGCAACTGAAAGCTGGGGACCGGGTTCTGTTCACCTCTTGGGCCGGCGACGAGTTCAAAGATCGAGCCAAGAACGAAGAAATCCTCATCATGCATGAATCAGATGTGCTCTGCGTGATCGAGGAGAAGTAA
- a CDS encoding TerC family protein encodes MPAHSLRGTLLLLAALIGWGSAVMAASGTHTPVAESSASESPGFRIRASRKAAPTPQEATLLLPAIRLQSDIGILELRSDQILRLTFAREDTDSPALDVVQLRDKSILRGQILVREFPVLTATGQESWPRTELAEIRFLDIGPSSWTALLIGLVTLTLMEIVLGIDNIIFLTIVVGKLPPAQQSLARRFGLAAALGMRLLLLLFLSFLIGLTAPLFTLPPLPFLHDWEARVISWRDLILLGGGLFLIGKSVREMHEKLEQARPESRSATPTRRPTHFLSAVITIALIDIVFSLDSVITAIGMVEEVWIMVTAMVLAMLVMLVFARPIGTFVDRHPTIKVLALSFLILIGVLLAAEGLGQHLDKGYIYFAMAFAVAVEMINLKLRKGAAPLLPDSHTSGPLAAEPHP; translated from the coding sequence ATGCCTGCCCACTCTTTGCGAGGAACATTGCTACTGCTGGCTGCGCTGATCGGCTGGGGTTCTGCGGTCATGGCAGCCTCAGGAACACACACACCGGTGGCGGAATCCTCAGCCTCGGAGTCCCCCGGCTTTCGCATCCGAGCCAGCCGGAAGGCCGCCCCTACCCCTCAAGAGGCAACCCTACTGCTGCCCGCCATTCGACTCCAAAGCGACATCGGCATCTTGGAACTGCGAAGCGATCAGATCCTCCGCCTGACGTTTGCTCGCGAGGACACCGATTCCCCCGCGCTGGACGTGGTCCAACTGCGGGACAAGTCGATTCTGCGCGGTCAGATTTTAGTGCGCGAGTTTCCCGTGCTTACGGCAACCGGCCAGGAATCCTGGCCGCGGACCGAGTTGGCAGAAATTCGCTTCCTCGACATTGGACCCAGCAGTTGGACCGCTCTCTTGATCGGTTTGGTCACTTTGACACTCATGGAAATCGTCCTGGGCATCGATAACATCATTTTCCTCACGATCGTAGTGGGCAAATTGCCACCGGCGCAACAATCTTTGGCCCGCCGCTTCGGCTTAGCCGCTGCTCTGGGAATGCGACTGCTGCTGCTGCTCTTTCTCTCATTCCTCATAGGCTTGACCGCTCCTCTGTTCACCTTGCCCCCCCTTCCCTTCCTCCATGACTGGGAAGCCCGCGTGATCTCCTGGCGGGACCTGATCCTCCTCGGCGGAGGATTGTTCCTCATCGGCAAAAGCGTCCGGGAAATGCATGAGAAGCTGGAACAGGCTCGTCCTGAAAGTCGATCAGCTACCCCGACCCGGCGACCCACGCACTTCCTCTCCGCCGTCATCACCATTGCTCTGATCGATATTGTGTTTTCTCTGGATTCTGTCATCACCGCCATTGGCATGGTGGAAGAGGTTTGGATCATGGTCACCGCGATGGTGCTGGCTATGCTCGTCATGTTGGTTTTTGCCCGCCCCATCGGCACCTTTGTGGATCGCCATCCGACCATCAAAGTGCTGGCCTTGAGTTTTCTCATCCTCATCGGTGTGTTGTTGGCGGCAGAAGGGTTGGGCCAACATCTGGACAAAGGCTACATCTACTTCGCTATGGCCTTTGCTGTGGCTGTGGAGATGATCAATCTGAAGCTCCGCAAAGGAGCCGCGCCTCTGCTCCCCGATAGCCACACATCCGGACCGCTCGCCGCTGAACCCCACCCCTGA
- the trpS gene encoding tryptophan--tRNA ligase — translation MDRPRILSGVQPSGKLHLGNYFGAIRQHIQRQDQGDCFYFIADYHALTSLREAEEREKAIAAKNKAYLPRPARQILAENIRDVALDYLALGLDPKKVIFFRQSDVPEVTELAWILSTVTGMGLLERAHSYKDKLAKGITPNVGLFTYPVLMAADILLYRSHLVPVGKDQEQHLEMTRDIAGAFNHAYGEVFPLPQAVFNDTPVVPGTDGQKMSKSYGNTIEIFAEGKALERAVMSIVTDQTPLEAPLDPERCHVFALYKLFATPQEVEEMAARYRAGGFGYGNAKKALLAKIDAYFAPARARRKALERDPGYIEEVLAEGARRARAVARTTLQLVRERLGLLRSPAT, via the coding sequence GTGGATCGCCCCCGGATTCTCAGCGGCGTGCAACCCTCTGGCAAATTGCATTTGGGGAATTATTTCGGGGCCATCCGCCAACACATTCAGCGGCAGGACCAGGGGGATTGCTTTTACTTCATCGCGGACTATCATGCTCTGACCAGTTTGCGGGAAGCGGAGGAACGGGAAAAGGCCATCGCGGCGAAGAACAAGGCTTACCTTCCCCGTCCGGCACGGCAGATTCTCGCTGAGAATATCCGCGATGTCGCCCTGGATTATCTCGCCTTGGGTTTGGACCCCAAAAAGGTGATATTTTTCCGCCAGTCCGATGTGCCGGAGGTGACCGAGTTGGCTTGGATTCTCTCGACCGTCACCGGTATGGGGCTATTGGAACGGGCCCATTCGTACAAGGACAAACTGGCCAAGGGGATCACGCCGAATGTGGGGTTGTTCACTTATCCCGTCCTGATGGCAGCGGATATACTGCTCTATCGGTCGCATTTGGTTCCGGTGGGGAAAGATCAGGAACAGCATCTGGAGATGACGCGGGACATTGCCGGAGCCTTCAATCACGCCTACGGGGAGGTATTCCCTTTGCCGCAGGCCGTGTTCAACGACACCCCAGTGGTGCCAGGGACCGACGGCCAGAAGATGAGTAAGAGCTACGGCAATACCATCGAGATCTTTGCCGAGGGAAAGGCTCTGGAACGTGCGGTCATGAGCATCGTGACGGATCAAACGCCCTTGGAGGCGCCTTTGGATCCAGAGCGGTGCCATGTGTTCGCCTTGTACAAGCTGTTTGCGACGCCGCAGGAAGTGGAGGAGATGGCAGCACGCTACCGTGCCGGTGGATTCGGTTACGGGAATGCCAAGAAGGCTCTGCTGGCCAAGATCGATGCGTATTTTGCTCCTGCTCGTGCCCGCCGCAAGGCTCTGGAACGCGACCCCGGTTACATCGAAGAAGTGCTGGCCGAGGGTGCGCGCCGCGCGCGGGCCGTCGCACGGACCACACTCCAGCTCGTTCGGGAACGGCTCGGCCTGCTCCGCTCACCCGCGACCTGA
- a CDS encoding serine/threonine-protein kinase: MNTVGVNLCPYCRSSLEPPGSTVVVDSSSPLTASPAGGEDKAFWEQPTQVLPASVIRLRCPVCGRTLQQSREADWEGVPGTFPPKAADGVPPSEAQHVTPRGVAASAPAPGNDFPASAKLSNQTGGVLAPEDSPKPSPASPSFTCKGGQASVPPVQIPGYVIEGVIGSGGMGTVYLARQLSLDRHVALKVMSTRWLHDPVFLARFTREAYAAAQLSHPNIVQIYDIGEADGVPFFSMEYVRGRSLSDLVRRQGRLDPQTAVSYILQAARGLHHAHSRGLIHRDVKPDNLLLDENGLIKVADLGLVKTPHGELTPRTPHPRQPDYAEWATTPEMTGAQIALGTPAYMSPEQCRDAASVDHRSDIYSLGCTLYVLLTGRPPFEGSSAGELMSKHAYEPPPPPEQWVPRLPRELSAILLRMMAKDPAERYQTMEEVIQALEGWLGLPPPGQFLPRPEHIDQVEAWAKQFRRSPAARRRKRVLVAACSAWAVTELLLLFFAEPAWAVGWCSLLLHTALSYFVIHGWHTRGPLFSRVRRSVLAIAWSDWFLVVIGLLLFCVLLAVLGIFWVWWGFALIGQGVAGLIYYLLDRPVFRERCRPLEACERLLRRLRNQGIAEEQLRLFVARYAGRKWEEFFEALFGYEAKLEVRARLGAVSYSSYRERYAAWREPLIAWLDRWEAQRQMLRERSWLIRWEKARLVADGEKAEVAAVKAQQTAEALMQRAEHLRAGERPWLSSSLSLTLPVSSQSLMGSSLFLSYPSLTSSTPANISRPSWSDRLVALLLGTGTRCLLAAFLLAAWSLWVYQNAGAYRSVHVSETSTIIGVGEALWQYLKHPKEPLRVSGIPAELTSWVDGWNIGVAALLLLVSLFYRGHVMGLFVLLGAAVTAWGAHYGIRAPEPLRPEHTALILGTTLTLLGLRCARF; the protein is encoded by the coding sequence ATGAATACCGTTGGGGTGAATCTCTGTCCCTATTGCCGTTCGTCATTGGAGCCACCCGGATCGACGGTCGTAGTGGATAGTTCCTCTCCTTTGACGGCCTCGCCGGCGGGCGGAGAAGACAAGGCGTTTTGGGAACAGCCAACCCAAGTGCTGCCCGCCTCCGTGATTCGATTACGGTGTCCGGTGTGTGGGCGTACCTTGCAACAGTCTCGCGAGGCGGATTGGGAAGGGGTTCCGGGAACATTTCCCCCTAAGGCGGCCGATGGTGTGCCTCCCTCCGAAGCACAACATGTCACTCCTCGTGGAGTAGCGGCATCTGCACCCGCACCGGGGAATGACTTTCCTGCCTCTGCGAAGCTGTCCAATCAGACCGGTGGGGTGTTGGCACCGGAAGATTCTCCAAAGCCGTCCCCCGCTTCACCCTCCTTTACGTGCAAAGGGGGCCAAGCGTCGGTTCCACCTGTCCAAATACCGGGTTATGTGATCGAAGGGGTCATCGGGAGTGGCGGGATGGGAACCGTCTATTTGGCTCGGCAACTGTCACTGGACCGGCATGTGGCTTTGAAGGTGATGAGTACACGGTGGTTGCACGATCCGGTGTTTCTTGCCCGTTTCACGCGTGAGGCGTATGCGGCGGCCCAGTTGTCGCATCCCAACATTGTGCAGATTTACGACATAGGAGAAGCCGATGGGGTGCCGTTTTTCAGCATGGAGTACGTGCGTGGTCGCAGCCTCAGTGATCTGGTACGGCGTCAAGGCCGGTTGGACCCCCAAACAGCGGTCAGCTACATTTTGCAAGCCGCTCGCGGATTACATCACGCTCACAGCCGAGGTTTGATCCATCGGGATGTCAAGCCGGACAATCTGCTGCTCGACGAGAATGGATTGATCAAAGTGGCGGACCTAGGGCTGGTGAAGACCCCCCACGGGGAGCTTACGCCGCGAACTCCCCATCCGCGCCAGCCGGATTATGCGGAGTGGGCCACTACCCCGGAGATGACGGGGGCGCAGATCGCCTTGGGGACCCCCGCCTACATGTCTCCGGAACAATGCCGGGATGCCGCCAGTGTCGATCACCGCTCGGATATCTATTCGCTCGGTTGCACCTTGTATGTGCTTTTGACGGGCCGGCCCCCGTTCGAGGGGAGCAGTGCCGGCGAACTGATGAGCAAGCATGCCTATGAGCCGCCGCCGCCGCCGGAGCAATGGGTCCCGCGCTTGCCGCGCGAATTGTCCGCCATCCTGTTACGCATGATGGCCAAAGACCCGGCCGAACGTTACCAGACGATGGAGGAGGTGATTCAGGCGTTGGAAGGCTGGCTGGGTCTGCCCCCTCCGGGACAGTTCCTGCCGCGACCGGAACATATCGATCAGGTCGAGGCCTGGGCGAAGCAGTTTCGCCGCTCGCCGGCTGCTCGCCGCCGGAAACGAGTTCTGGTGGCAGCCTGCTCCGCGTGGGCTGTCACGGAGTTGCTCCTGCTGTTTTTTGCGGAACCGGCCTGGGCGGTCGGATGGTGCAGCCTGCTCCTCCATACGGCCCTGAGTTACTTTGTCATTCACGGTTGGCATACGCGCGGGCCGCTGTTCAGCCGCGTGCGCCGCAGTGTCCTGGCCATTGCCTGGAGTGATTGGTTCCTGGTGGTGATCGGCCTGCTGCTTTTCTGTGTGCTACTGGCGGTTCTGGGCATTTTCTGGGTTTGGTGGGGTTTTGCCTTAATTGGCCAAGGTGTGGCCGGGTTGATCTACTATCTGCTCGACCGTCCCGTCTTCCGAGAGCGGTGCCGGCCGCTGGAAGCCTGCGAGCGACTCCTCCGCCGGCTGCGCAATCAAGGGATCGCCGAGGAACAATTGCGCCTCTTCGTGGCTCGTTATGCTGGACGAAAATGGGAGGAGTTCTTCGAGGCTCTCTTTGGCTATGAAGCCAAGCTGGAGGTCCGCGCTCGGCTCGGCGCCGTGTCCTACTCCAGTTATCGCGAACGCTATGCGGCCTGGCGGGAACCGTTGATCGCTTGGCTGGACCGCTGGGAAGCGCAACGCCAGATGCTTCGAGAGCGAAGCTGGTTGATCCGTTGGGAGAAAGCTCGCCTGGTGGCGGATGGCGAAAAAGCTGAGGTGGCCGCCGTCAAGGCTCAGCAAACTGCCGAGGCGCTGATGCAGCGGGCGGAACACCTGCGCGCTGGAGAACGCCCCTGGCTCTCGTCATCGCTGTCCCTGACCTTGCCAGTTTCTAGTCAAAGCCTGATGGGTTCGAGTTTATTCCTGAGCTATCCGTCCCTGACTTCCTCGACTCCGGCTAATATCTCGCGACCCTCTTGGTCAGATCGCCTGGTGGCCCTGCTCCTGGGAACCGGGACGCGCTGCCTGCTGGCGGCCTTCCTCCTCGCCGCCTGGAGTCTCTGGGTCTACCAGAATGCCGGGGCCTATCGTTCTGTTCATGTTTCTGAGACTTCCACCATCATCGGGGTTGGTGAGGCGCTGTGGCAGTATCTGAAGCATCCGAAGGAACCATTACGCGTAAGTGGCATTCCTGCGGAGCTGACGAGTTGGGTCGATGGCTGGAATATCGGGGTCGCTGCCCTTTTGCTGCTCGTGTCCCTCTTCTATCGCGGGCATGTCATGGGGCTGTTTGTGTTGTTGGGGGCTGCGGTCACGGCCTGGGGTGCTCACTATGGCATTCGGGCACCGGAGCCGCTCCGCCCGGAACATACCGCTTTGATCCTAGGCACAACCCTGACCTTGCTGGGCTTGCGTTGTGCCCGTTTCTGA
- the purN gene encoding phosphoribosylglycinamide formyltransferase produces the protein MTESQSVRLAVLISGAGTTLQNLVDRITRGQLAAEIVHVISSRAGVLGVERARQAGLPVTVVERRGCIDAEFQQRVWEAIRAAAPDLVCLAGWLHLLSIPPDYRYRVLNIHPALLPAFGGKGLYGRHVHEAVLAAGVKVSGCTVHFADETYDTGPIIVQRCVPVRDDDTPETLAARVFAAECEAYPEAIRRVASGRWRIEGRRVLFPSDESEAFRPSAGNG, from the coding sequence ATGACAGAGTCGCAATCCGTCCGGTTGGCGGTGCTGATTTCCGGAGCGGGAACGACGTTGCAGAATCTGGTGGATCGGATCACCCGTGGCCAATTGGCTGCGGAGATCGTCCATGTCATTTCCAGCCGTGCTGGGGTGCTCGGTGTGGAACGTGCCCGGCAAGCCGGTCTGCCGGTGACTGTGGTCGAGCGGCGAGGTTGCATCGATGCCGAGTTTCAGCAGCGCGTCTGGGAGGCGATCCGAGCTGCCGCCCCGGACCTCGTGTGCCTGGCGGGCTGGCTGCATCTGCTGTCCATTCCTCCCGACTACCGCTATCGTGTTCTCAACATTCATCCGGCTTTGTTGCCCGCCTTTGGTGGCAAGGGCTTGTATGGCCGGCATGTTCATGAAGCTGTTCTGGCGGCAGGCGTGAAAGTCAGCGGTTGCACGGTCCATTTTGCAGATGAAACTTATGACACTGGTCCGATCATTGTGCAGCGCTGCGTGCCGGTACGGGACGACGATACGCCGGAGACGCTAGCCGCTCGTGTCTTTGCAGCGGAGTGTGAAGCCTATCCCGAAGCGATCCGACGGGTGGCTTCCGGACGCTGGCGGATTGAAGGCCGCCGCGTGCTATTTCCAAGCGATGAGTCGGAGGCATTCCGCCCCTCAGCCGGGAACGGATAA